In one window of Hevea brasiliensis isolate MT/VB/25A 57/8 chromosome 10, ASM3005281v1, whole genome shotgun sequence DNA:
- the LOC110647470 gene encoding cytochrome b5, whose protein sequence is MGGQGKVFTLAEVSEHNHHKDCWLVIEGKVYDVTKFMEDHPGGDEVLLSATGKDATDDFEDVGHSSSARAMMDEFYVGEIDTSTIPSRKAYTPPKQPHYNQDKTPEFIIKLLQFIVPLLILGLAVGIRFYTKKTEA, encoded by the exons ATGGGTGGTCAAGGAAAGGTCTTTACTTTGGCTGAGGTCTCTGAGCATAACCACCACAAAGATTGCTGGCTTGTTATTGAGGGGAAG GTATATGATGTGACAAAATTCATGGAGGACCATCCTGGAGGTGATGAGGTTTTGCTGTCTGCCACAG GGAAGGACGCAACTGATGATTTTGAGGATGTTGGCCACAGCAGCAGCGCAAGAGCAATGATGGATGAATTCTATGTTGGTGAGATTGATACATCAACCATCCCTTCTAGGAAGGCATATACTCCTCCTAAGCAGCCTCACTACAACCAAGACAAGACACCAGAATTCATTATCAAGCTCCTCCAGTTCATAGTTCCCTTGCTGATCTTGGGTTTGGCTGTTGGTATCCGCTTCTACACCAAAAAAACTGAAGCATAA
- the LOC110647473 gene encoding BTB/POZ domain-containing protein At5g48800 isoform X2: MQSPVLHLSLSMLWIFRDVPSDITIEVSGGTFALHKFPLVSRSGRIRKLVAEHRDADISRVELLNLPGGAESFELAAKFCYGINFEITSANVAQLCCVSDYLEMTEEFSKDNLGSRAEEYLESIVCKNLEMCVEVLQQCENLLPLADELKIVSRCIDAIASKACAEQIASSFSRLEYSSSGRLHMNKQAKCEGDWWIEDLSVLWIDLYQRVMTAMKCRGVRPESIGASLVNYAQKELTKKCSLWNPSSQTKVDLISTGHERLVVETIVNLLPVEKLAVPISFLFGLLRSAVMLDCTIACRLDLERRIGSQLDIAILDDLLIPSFRHAGDTLFDVDTVHRILVNFSQQDDSEDDMEDASVFESDSPHSPSQTALFKVAKLVDNYLAEIAPDANLKLSKFMVIAETLPSHARTIHDGLYRAIDIYLKAHQGLSDSDRKKLCKLIDFQKLSQEAGAHAAQNERLPLQAIVQVLYFEQIRLRNSLCCSYGDEDHKPMHQSWRISSGALSAAMSPRDNYASLRRENRELKLELARLRMRLNDLEKEHVCMKRDMQKSHSRKFMSSFSKKIGKLSFFGHSSSRGSSSPSRHSHRTDSRVIERTCASTD, translated from the exons ATGCAATCACCGGTTTTGCATCTTTCTTTGTCAATGTTATG GATTTTTCGGGATGTCCCTAGTGATATCACGATAGAAGTGAGTGGAGGGACATTCGCATTGCATAAG TTCCCTCTTGTCTCTCGCAGTGGACGAATCAGAAAGTTGGTTGCAGAACATAGGGATGCTGATATCTCAAGGGTGGAGCTTCTTAACCTACCAGGAGGAGCAGAGTCATTTGAATTGGCTGCAAAATTCTGTTATGGCATTAACTTTGAAATTACGTCTGCAAACGTTGCTCAGCTGTGTTGTGTTTCTGATTACCTTGAAATGACCGAAGAGTTTTCAAAAGACAATCTTGGTTCTCGTGCTGAAGAATATCTAGAGAGTATTGTTTGCAAGAACCTTGAAATGTGCGTTGAAGTTTTGCAACAATGTGAGAATCTACTTCCTCTTGCTGATGAGCTGAAAATAGTTAGCCGTTGCATAGATGCAATAGCTTCAAAGGCATGTGCTGAGCAAATTGCCTCAAGCTTTTCACGTTTGGAGTATAGCAGTTCAGGGAGACTTCACATGAACAAGCAAGCCAAGTGTGAGGGGGACTGGTGGATAGAAGATCTTTCTGTTCTCTGGATTGACCTGTACCAAAGAGTAATGACAGCTATGAAATGCCGTGGGGTCCGTCCTGAGAGTATTGGAGCATCACTTGTGAACTATGCTCAGAAGGAATTGACAAAGAAATGTAGTTTATGGAATCCTTCTAGTCAGACAAAGGTTGATCTGATTTCAACGGGGCATGAAAGACTTGTGGTTGAGACAATTGTCAACCTTTTGCCTGTTGAGAAACTTGCAGTTCCAATCAGTTTTCTTTTTGGTCTTTTGCGTAGTGCTGTCATGCTTGATTGTACAATTGCTTGTAGACTTGATCTAGAGAGGCGAATTGGTTCCCAGTTGGATATTGCAATTCTTGATGATCTTCTGATTCCATCCTTCCGACATGCAGGTGATACCTTGTTTGATGTTGACACAGTTCATAGGATCTTGGTAAACTTCTCACAGCAAGATGACAGTGAAGATGATATGGAAGATGCTTCTGTTTTTGAATCTGATAGTCCTCATTCACCGTCTCAAACTGCATTGTTTAAGGTGGCAAAATTAGTAGACAACTACCTAGCAGAAATTGCTCCTGATGCAAACCTCAAGCTTTCCAAGTTCATGGTGATCGCAGAGACTTTACCATCACATGCACGTACCATACATGATGGTCTATATCGAGCAATTGATATTTACCTTAAA GCTCATCAGGGTTTATCAGATTCTGACAGGAAGAAGCTCTGCAAACTTATTGATTTTCAGAAGCTCTCACAAGAAGCTGGTGCTCATGCTGCACAAAATGAACGCCTGCCCCTCCAAGCTATTGTTCAAGTGCTTTATTTTGAGCAAATAAGGCTCAGAAATTCGTTGTGCTGCTCCTACGGTGATGAAGACCACAAACCAATGCACCAGTCATGGAGGATCAGCAGTGGTGCACTCAGTGCAGCAATGTCTCCACGAGACAACTATGCATCACTTaggcgagaaaaccgagagttgaAACTTGAGTTAGCTCGATTACGGATGAGATTAAATGATCTGGAGAAAGAACATGtttgtatgaagagagatatgcaAAAGTCTCATTCTCGAAAATTCATGAGTTCTTTCTCCAAGAAAATTGGTAAGCTGAGCTTCTTTGGGCATAGTTCTTCTAGGGGATCAAGCTCTCCCTCAAGGCATTCTCATAGAACTGATTCTAGAGTGATTGAGAGAACATGTGCCAGCACTGATTAG
- the LOC110647473 gene encoding BTB/POZ domain-containing protein At5g48800 isoform X1: MEKLHQQQQQQQLSLAKCSRQRCNEWIFRDVPSDITIEVSGGTFALHKFPLVSRSGRIRKLVAEHRDADISRVELLNLPGGAESFELAAKFCYGINFEITSANVAQLCCVSDYLEMTEEFSKDNLGSRAEEYLESIVCKNLEMCVEVLQQCENLLPLADELKIVSRCIDAIASKACAEQIASSFSRLEYSSSGRLHMNKQAKCEGDWWIEDLSVLWIDLYQRVMTAMKCRGVRPESIGASLVNYAQKELTKKCSLWNPSSQTKVDLISTGHERLVVETIVNLLPVEKLAVPISFLFGLLRSAVMLDCTIACRLDLERRIGSQLDIAILDDLLIPSFRHAGDTLFDVDTVHRILVNFSQQDDSEDDMEDASVFESDSPHSPSQTALFKVAKLVDNYLAEIAPDANLKLSKFMVIAETLPSHARTIHDGLYRAIDIYLKAHQGLSDSDRKKLCKLIDFQKLSQEAGAHAAQNERLPLQAIVQVLYFEQIRLRNSLCCSYGDEDHKPMHQSWRISSGALSAAMSPRDNYASLRRENRELKLELARLRMRLNDLEKEHVCMKRDMQKSHSRKFMSSFSKKIGKLSFFGHSSSRGSSSPSRHSHRTDSRVIERTCASTD; this comes from the exons ATGGAGAAGCTCCACCAGCAACAACAGCAGCAGCAACTCTCCTTGGCTAAGTGTTCCAGGCAGCGATGCAATGAATG GATTTTTCGGGATGTCCCTAGTGATATCACGATAGAAGTGAGTGGAGGGACATTCGCATTGCATAAG TTCCCTCTTGTCTCTCGCAGTGGACGAATCAGAAAGTTGGTTGCAGAACATAGGGATGCTGATATCTCAAGGGTGGAGCTTCTTAACCTACCAGGAGGAGCAGAGTCATTTGAATTGGCTGCAAAATTCTGTTATGGCATTAACTTTGAAATTACGTCTGCAAACGTTGCTCAGCTGTGTTGTGTTTCTGATTACCTTGAAATGACCGAAGAGTTTTCAAAAGACAATCTTGGTTCTCGTGCTGAAGAATATCTAGAGAGTATTGTTTGCAAGAACCTTGAAATGTGCGTTGAAGTTTTGCAACAATGTGAGAATCTACTTCCTCTTGCTGATGAGCTGAAAATAGTTAGCCGTTGCATAGATGCAATAGCTTCAAAGGCATGTGCTGAGCAAATTGCCTCAAGCTTTTCACGTTTGGAGTATAGCAGTTCAGGGAGACTTCACATGAACAAGCAAGCCAAGTGTGAGGGGGACTGGTGGATAGAAGATCTTTCTGTTCTCTGGATTGACCTGTACCAAAGAGTAATGACAGCTATGAAATGCCGTGGGGTCCGTCCTGAGAGTATTGGAGCATCACTTGTGAACTATGCTCAGAAGGAATTGACAAAGAAATGTAGTTTATGGAATCCTTCTAGTCAGACAAAGGTTGATCTGATTTCAACGGGGCATGAAAGACTTGTGGTTGAGACAATTGTCAACCTTTTGCCTGTTGAGAAACTTGCAGTTCCAATCAGTTTTCTTTTTGGTCTTTTGCGTAGTGCTGTCATGCTTGATTGTACAATTGCTTGTAGACTTGATCTAGAGAGGCGAATTGGTTCCCAGTTGGATATTGCAATTCTTGATGATCTTCTGATTCCATCCTTCCGACATGCAGGTGATACCTTGTTTGATGTTGACACAGTTCATAGGATCTTGGTAAACTTCTCACAGCAAGATGACAGTGAAGATGATATGGAAGATGCTTCTGTTTTTGAATCTGATAGTCCTCATTCACCGTCTCAAACTGCATTGTTTAAGGTGGCAAAATTAGTAGACAACTACCTAGCAGAAATTGCTCCTGATGCAAACCTCAAGCTTTCCAAGTTCATGGTGATCGCAGAGACTTTACCATCACATGCACGTACCATACATGATGGTCTATATCGAGCAATTGATATTTACCTTAAA GCTCATCAGGGTTTATCAGATTCTGACAGGAAGAAGCTCTGCAAACTTATTGATTTTCAGAAGCTCTCACAAGAAGCTGGTGCTCATGCTGCACAAAATGAACGCCTGCCCCTCCAAGCTATTGTTCAAGTGCTTTATTTTGAGCAAATAAGGCTCAGAAATTCGTTGTGCTGCTCCTACGGTGATGAAGACCACAAACCAATGCACCAGTCATGGAGGATCAGCAGTGGTGCACTCAGTGCAGCAATGTCTCCACGAGACAACTATGCATCACTTaggcgagaaaaccgagagttgaAACTTGAGTTAGCTCGATTACGGATGAGATTAAATGATCTGGAGAAAGAACATGtttgtatgaagagagatatgcaAAAGTCTCATTCTCGAAAATTCATGAGTTCTTTCTCCAAGAAAATTGGTAAGCTGAGCTTCTTTGGGCATAGTTCTTCTAGGGGATCAAGCTCTCCCTCAAGGCATTCTCATAGAACTGATTCTAGAGTGATTGAGAGAACATGTGCCAGCACTGATTAG